One genomic region from Metallosphaera tengchongensis encodes:
- the spt4 gene encoding transcription elongation factor subunit Spt4 encodes MSSRTLKACRACKALVTKEITRCPVCGGNLFSDEWEGMIILLSDKSELVEALGASKPWRYAINIK; translated from the coding sequence ATGTCCTCTAGAACTCTTAAGGCATGTAGAGCTTGTAAGGCGCTAGTTACAAAGGAAATTACTAGGTGCCCAGTTTGCGGGGGAAATCTGTTCAGTGATGAATGGGAGGGGATGATAATACTATTAAGTGATAAATCCGAACTTGTTGAAGCTTTGGGTGCTTCAAAGCCTTGGAGATACGCGATAAATATAAAGTAG
- a CDS encoding PIN domain-containing protein: MEISRMGSGGTLGVLVDTNVLIYVYDKADPFNNVIDFFDYKPNFYIHRLVLQELEILENKYKNSTKMQSRISLARKYLDTYKAWWIVIDSFSELPTDDALLKTAKEYNLFLFTNDELLRQRATKSHVRVIFLGKHGKLHITRE; this comes from the coding sequence ATGGAGATTAGTAGGATGGGGTCAGGTGGTACTTTAGGCGTTCTTGTGGATACTAACGTATTAATCTACGTGTATGATAAGGCTGATCCCTTCAACAATGTGATTGATTTTTTTGACTATAAGCCCAATTTTTACATTCATAGACTTGTGCTACAAGAACTAGAGATCTTAGAAAATAAATATAAGAATTCTACTAAAATGCAATCTAGAATATCCTTAGCAAGAAAGTATTTAGATACATATAAAGCCTGGTGGATTGTCATTGATTCCTTCTCAGAGCTACCTACTGACGATGCTCTATTAAAGACTGCAAAGGAGTACAACCTCTTTCTGTTCACGAACGATGAATTGTTGAGGCAGAGGGCAACAAAAAGTCATGTAAGAGTTATTTTTCTAGGCAAGCATGGAAAGTTACATATCACACGTGAATGA
- a CDS encoding GTP-dependent dephospho-CoA kinase family protein → MEIRDKYKVDLCLKPSPQVRKELSRPYGILFQNDNKLASYVKSFNRIISVGDVVTSRLLDLGIVPFLAIIDGKTRRTVNMGTNKTELVINNEPGVLRYSVMSKVKEILEGEKSISVFVNGEEDMLVIPVILFGKDGDVIVYGQPNAGAVCLENWEGSRWRVLDILSKFIVETC, encoded by the coding sequence TTGGAGATACGCGATAAATATAAAGTAGATCTCTGTCTCAAGCCGTCCCCTCAAGTAAGAAAAGAGTTGTCCAGACCCTATGGGATACTGTTCCAAAACGATAACAAATTAGCTTCTTACGTTAAATCATTCAATAGAATTATATCCGTGGGGGATGTAGTTACATCTCGTCTTCTAGATTTAGGCATAGTTCCTTTCTTGGCTATCATTGACGGTAAAACGAGAAGAACAGTTAACATGGGGACAAATAAGACAGAACTGGTGATAAATAATGAACCAGGAGTTCTCAGGTATAGTGTTATGTCTAAGGTTAAAGAGATTCTGGAAGGAGAAAAATCGATCTCAGTTTTTGTAAATGGAGAAGAAGACATGCTAGTAATTCCAGTTATCCTCTTCGGAAAGGACGGGGACGTTATTGTGTACGGCCAGCCAAATGCGGGAGCAGTGTGCCTCGAGAACTGGGAAGGGTCTAGGTGGAGAGTATTGGACATCTTGTCTAAGTTTATTGTCGAAACATGTTAA
- a CDS encoding translation initiation factor IF-2 subunit gamma, translating into MPWPTVQPEVNIGVVGHVDHGKTTLVQALTGVWTSKHSEELKRGMTIRLGYAEASFGLCKSCRKPEGYVNEPSCNTCGSDEEPEFLRRISFVDAPGHEVLMATMLSGTAILDGAILVVAANEPFPQPQTREHFVALGISGIDKLVIVQNKVDVVDRSVALAQYRSIKEFLKDTWAKDAEIIPVSALHKVNIDALIDAIEREIPTPKRDPTLDPYMLVIRSFDVNRPGTPYNELKGGVVGGSIVQGEFKIGQEIKIVPGIRMEEKGKVSYKPLFTRISSLRFGDNEFNEARPGGLVAMGTYLDPSITKADSLIGSVVTAANVDVPVLWKITTTYNLLERVVGSKEMTKVDPIKPKETLLITMGSATSLGVVTRAKSDEIEMELKRPLAIWDKKARLVISRQVGGRWRLVGWGQVVL; encoded by the coding sequence TTGCCCTGGCCAACCGTACAGCCTGAGGTTAACATTGGAGTAGTTGGGCATGTAGATCACGGGAAAACTACCCTAGTTCAAGCTCTAACAGGAGTATGGACGTCGAAACATTCAGAAGAACTAAAAAGGGGTATGACAATTAGGCTTGGGTATGCAGAAGCTAGTTTCGGTCTTTGCAAATCCTGCAGAAAACCAGAGGGTTACGTGAACGAACCCTCGTGTAATACATGCGGTAGTGATGAGGAACCTGAGTTTCTAAGGAGGATATCATTCGTCGATGCTCCAGGGCATGAAGTGTTAATGGCGACCATGTTGTCAGGAACAGCAATACTGGATGGAGCTATTTTAGTAGTAGCAGCTAACGAGCCATTTCCACAACCTCAGACAAGGGAACATTTCGTCGCTCTAGGAATTTCCGGTATTGACAAGTTGGTTATCGTTCAGAATAAGGTGGATGTAGTGGATAGAAGCGTAGCTTTAGCTCAGTATAGAAGCATAAAGGAATTTCTCAAAGATACATGGGCTAAGGACGCCGAGATTATTCCAGTCAGCGCTCTTCATAAGGTGAATATTGACGCGCTTATAGATGCAATAGAAAGAGAAATACCGACTCCAAAGAGGGATCCAACTCTAGATCCTTACATGTTGGTCATTAGAAGCTTTGATGTGAATAGGCCTGGTACCCCATATAACGAGCTAAAGGGAGGAGTGGTGGGAGGCAGTATAGTCCAAGGCGAGTTTAAGATAGGGCAAGAGATAAAGATAGTCCCCGGAATAAGGATGGAAGAGAAAGGTAAAGTTTCCTACAAACCTCTATTTACGAGGATATCTTCTCTAAGATTTGGAGACAATGAGTTTAATGAGGCCAGGCCCGGAGGTCTCGTGGCTATGGGTACGTACTTAGACCCATCAATCACTAAGGCAGACAGCCTCATAGGAAGTGTAGTTACTGCAGCCAACGTTGACGTACCAGTACTCTGGAAGATAACCACAACCTATAACTTGCTGGAAAGGGTAGTCGGTAGTAAGGAGATGACGAAAGTGGATCCCATAAAACCTAAGGAAACTCTTTTGATAACCATGGGCTCCGCGACTAGTCTTGGTGTTGTAACAAGGGCTAAATCGGACGAGATAGAGATGGAACTTAAGAGACCATTAGCAATATGGGATAAGAAAGCTAGATTAGTTATAAGCAGACAGGTCGGCGGGAGATGGAGATTAGTAGGATGGGGTCAGGTGGTACTTTAG
- a CDS encoding 2,3-bisphosphoglycerate-independent phosphoglycerate mutase: MKRFKILLIVGDGLGDRQVTQLKGKTPLEAADKPNIKSILNSSIMGLMDPIGPGIVPGSDTSHLAIFGLDPYKYYKGRGSFEALGAGATLNEGDVAFRGNFATVDSEMRIIDRRAGRKIDEAADLVRELNDKINEIEGVKVRFYKGTEHRVSVVLSGDAMSDKVSDTDPHEVGSRVLQSRPIDSSPGSEKTAKIVNALTQRIYQVLSESPINNKRKAEGLPPANIILLRGASIHSELPKLKDYTGLKGAAVSATALIKGVSKSLGMEVITPPGATGGIDTDYMAKADAAIKLLESDYDLVFLHVKATDAASHDGLVSEKVRAIEMIDRVIGKIFDIYGTDLVLLFTGDHATPVELKEHSGDPVPILLYAPVNIIPDELGGFDERQARHGSLKIIGLNIINLLLNYSNRASKYGA; the protein is encoded by the coding sequence ATGAAACGTTTCAAGATATTGCTAATTGTTGGGGATGGATTAGGGGATAGGCAAGTTACCCAACTAAAAGGAAAAACTCCCCTGGAGGCCGCCGACAAGCCTAACATAAAATCGATACTCAATTCATCAATCATGGGGTTAATGGATCCTATAGGTCCCGGTATTGTACCTGGCAGCGATACCTCTCACCTGGCTATTTTCGGACTAGATCCATATAAATACTATAAGGGAAGAGGGAGCTTTGAGGCACTCGGTGCTGGTGCAACCCTCAACGAGGGAGACGTAGCGTTTAGAGGAAACTTTGCAACAGTTGACTCTGAAATGAGGATTATAGACAGAAGAGCTGGAAGGAAGATAGATGAAGCAGCAGATCTAGTACGTGAGCTTAACGATAAAATAAATGAGATAGAAGGAGTGAAGGTGAGATTTTACAAAGGAACCGAACATAGAGTATCTGTAGTTCTTTCAGGCGATGCCATGAGCGATAAAGTTTCAGATACTGACCCACATGAAGTGGGGTCAAGAGTCTTACAGAGTAGACCCATTGATTCATCTCCAGGTTCAGAGAAGACCGCGAAGATAGTCAACGCTCTTACACAGAGAATATACCAGGTTTTGTCTGAGTCTCCAATTAATAATAAGCGAAAGGCAGAAGGTTTACCCCCTGCTAATATAATTCTCTTAAGAGGGGCATCGATCCATTCCGAGTTACCCAAATTGAAAGATTATACCGGACTAAAGGGAGCTGCAGTGTCGGCTACGGCCCTAATAAAGGGAGTATCTAAATCGTTGGGCATGGAAGTAATAACTCCCCCAGGTGCCACAGGAGGCATTGATACAGATTACATGGCAAAGGCGGATGCAGCTATTAAGCTCCTAGAATCGGACTATGACTTAGTGTTCCTTCACGTTAAGGCTACAGATGCAGCTTCGCATGATGGTCTAGTTAGCGAGAAGGTCAGGGCGATAGAAATGATAGATAGGGTTATTGGAAAGATCTTTGATATCTACGGTACTGATCTAGTCCTGCTGTTTACTGGGGATCATGCAACTCCTGTAGAATTAAAAGAACATTCTGGGGATCCAGTTCCAATCCTTCTCTACGCTCCAGTCAACATTATACCAGATGAACTCGGTGGTTTCGATGAGAGACAAGCCAGACATGGAAGTCTAAAAATCATCGGATTAAATATAATAAACCTCTTGCTCAACTACTCAAACAGAGCATCAAAATACGGAGCTTAA
- a CDS encoding DNA-directed RNA polymerase — protein MFKLIKARGIVRVPPEFFGEPLDKIAIEILNNEYKERLFKDLGLVLGVINAKVSEEGMIVFGDGATYHEVEFDLITFSPIIQEVIEGDITQVDNYGIYVNMGPMDGLVHISQIGDDNYKYDSVRGILVGEKSKKSFQKGDIVRARIMTISYATGGRLPRIGLTMRQPGLGKIERRG, from the coding sequence ATGTTCAAGCTCATAAAGGCTAGAGGGATTGTTAGGGTACCACCAGAATTCTTCGGGGAGCCTCTAGATAAGATTGCTATTGAAATACTTAACAATGAATACAAGGAGAGGCTATTTAAGGATTTAGGCCTTGTTCTTGGTGTTATAAACGCAAAGGTGAGCGAGGAGGGCATGATTGTATTTGGAGACGGGGCAACTTATCATGAAGTGGAGTTCGACCTAATCACTTTCTCCCCCATAATTCAAGAAGTTATAGAAGGGGATATAACTCAAGTGGACAACTATGGAATCTATGTCAATATGGGCCCTATGGATGGGCTGGTCCACATATCTCAAATAGGTGATGATAATTATAAATATGATTCAGTAAGGGGTATTCTAGTCGGGGAGAAGTCAAAGAAATCATTTCAAAAGGGCGATATTGTCAGAGCTAGAATAATGACCATTTCTTATGCCACAGGAGGAAGACTTCCTAGGATCGGCTTAACCATGAGACAACCTGGCTTAGGCAAGATAGAAAGGAGAGGGTGA